From Streptomyces sp. NBC_00370, a single genomic window includes:
- a CDS encoding TetR/AcrR family transcriptional regulator — MDEAKSRTRRQILEVAAGILEREGAQALSTRSVAAAAGIRAASLYQFFADKDGLLAALAIHGFDIYLAEKHDLAHTDDPVDDLRRGWDIHVDFGLRHPAFYLLMFGTDRPDRRPPAADEAHDHLLKALDRVAAVGRLRVPPALAASLSTAAVTGVTLSLISTPAEDRDPDLARRMRDTVLDSLTTDPPPPADPRLASRALALDAAVRTTDEATLPLSPTETALLRDWLHRLAR, encoded by the coding sequence GTGGACGAAGCGAAGAGCCGTACCCGGCGACAGATCCTTGAAGTGGCCGCGGGCATCCTGGAACGCGAGGGCGCGCAGGCGCTCTCCACCCGCTCGGTCGCGGCGGCGGCCGGTATCCGCGCGGCCTCCCTCTACCAGTTCTTCGCCGACAAGGACGGCCTTCTCGCCGCCCTGGCCATCCACGGCTTCGACATCTATCTGGCCGAGAAGCACGATCTGGCGCACACCGACGACCCGGTCGACGACCTGCGCCGAGGCTGGGACATCCACGTCGACTTCGGGCTGCGGCACCCCGCCTTCTACCTGCTGATGTTCGGCACGGACCGGCCGGACCGCCGGCCGCCCGCCGCCGACGAGGCCCACGACCACCTGCTGAAGGCACTCGACCGCGTCGCCGCCGTGGGCCGCCTGCGGGTCCCGCCCGCTCTCGCCGCGAGCTTGTCCACGGCGGCCGTCACGGGCGTCACCCTGTCGCTGATCAGCACGCCCGCCGAGGACCGTGACCCGGACCTCGCCCGGCGGATGCGCGACACCGTCCTCGACTCCCTCACCACCGACCCACCCCCGCCCGCGGACCCCCGCCTCGCGTCCCGCGCGCTCGCCCTCGACGCCGCCGTCAGGACGACGGACGAGGCGACGCTCCCGCTGAGCCCGACCGAGACGGCCCTCCTCAGAGACTGGCTCCACCGCCTCGCCCGCTGA
- a CDS encoding ROK family protein: MRARYAGIDIGGTTTQVVLCTDELAVVDHMEVATPAADGGTAMVGAALDALRMLLGRVPSDLRGVGVGAAGVVDASTGHVLVASDSFTGWAGFPVTETVEAALGVPAFLDNDVNAFLRGEVSKGAVEGEPYVLGMTLGTGVGGAFWMGGELFEGPHGAAGEIGHIPGFGDLPCTCGGRGHLETLASGRSIGARYEERTGRPTTARDVADAADRGDPDAVAVFEAAGSAVARAILITAGVVDVTTVVIGGGVSRAWSLLEPAILRALAAEPPVSGHPVRLVRSALGSSAVAIGAASRARTARADGRRPDGPRSGRPAATVQGQR; the protein is encoded by the coding sequence GTGCGCGCCAGGTACGCGGGGATCGACATCGGAGGCACCACCACCCAGGTCGTGCTCTGCACGGACGAACTCGCCGTCGTCGACCACATGGAGGTCGCGACCCCGGCGGCCGACGGCGGAACAGCCATGGTGGGCGCGGCACTTGACGCGCTGCGGATGCTTCTCGGCCGGGTGCCGTCCGACCTGCGCGGGGTCGGGGTCGGCGCCGCGGGAGTGGTCGACGCCAGTACGGGACATGTCCTCGTCGCCAGTGACTCGTTCACCGGCTGGGCGGGCTTCCCGGTCACGGAGACCGTCGAAGCGGCCCTCGGCGTACCGGCGTTCCTCGACAACGACGTCAACGCGTTCCTGCGCGGTGAGGTGTCGAAGGGCGCCGTCGAGGGGGAGCCGTACGTCCTGGGGATGACCCTCGGCACGGGTGTCGGCGGGGCCTTCTGGATGGGCGGGGAGCTGTTCGAGGGCCCGCACGGCGCGGCGGGCGAGATCGGCCACATCCCGGGCTTCGGCGACCTGCCGTGCACCTGCGGCGGCCGTGGTCATCTGGAGACGCTGGCGTCGGGGCGCTCCATCGGCGCCCGCTACGAGGAACGGACCGGCCGGCCCACCACGGCCCGGGACGTCGCGGACGCGGCGGACCGGGGCGACCCGGACGCGGTCGCGGTGTTCGAAGCGGCGGGCTCGGCCGTCGCGCGGGCGATCCTCATCACGGCGGGCGTCGTCGATGTCACCACGGTGGTGATCGGCGGCGGTGTCAGCAGGGCCTGGTCCCTGCTCGAACCGGCGATCCTGCGCGCACTGGCGGCGGAACCACCCGTGAGCGGGCACCCGGTGCGGCTCGTACGGAGCGCGCTGGGAAGCAGCGCCGTCGCGATCGGCGCCGCGTCCCGGGCCCGTACGGCACGAGCCGACGGCCGGCGGCCGGACGGGCCGCGCTCCGGCCGCCCGGCGGCGACGGTGCAGGGGCAGCGGTAG
- a CDS encoding aldo/keto reductase, which produces MNRVGYGAMQLAGPNVWGPPDDPESARRVLRLAVELGVTFFDTANAYGPRTVNQLIGEALRPFPEGLIVGNKVGAGRGPDKTWIITDHPETVRRQVHESLADLGTEASELTYLRLGGDGPAGPSDVPLEESLGVLVELRDQGLVRRIGLSGASPEMLARARRMTPIAAVQNRFNLLDRSGVQVLADCEAHGIMFVPYFPLASGRLADYDELTGPAKRLGATPAQVALAWLLRRSPAMVVIPGTADPDHLRANTAAAEVAADLTNAEVARLTGLVDESKAVIDQPHQSTLDALKSAAEKGR; this is translated from the coding sequence ATGAATCGTGTCGGATACGGCGCCATGCAGCTCGCCGGACCGAACGTCTGGGGGCCGCCGGACGATCCCGAGTCGGCGCGGCGGGTGCTGCGCCTGGCGGTCGAGCTGGGCGTCACGTTCTTCGACACCGCCAACGCGTACGGACCGCGTACGGTGAACCAGCTCATCGGGGAGGCACTGCGGCCCTTCCCCGAGGGACTGATCGTCGGCAACAAGGTCGGCGCCGGGCGCGGCCCCGACAAGACATGGATCATCACGGACCACCCGGAAACGGTCCGGCGCCAGGTCCACGAGTCGCTGGCCGACCTCGGTACGGAGGCGAGCGAGCTGACGTACCTGCGGCTCGGCGGCGACGGTCCCGCGGGACCGAGCGACGTGCCGCTGGAGGAGTCGCTGGGTGTGCTCGTCGAGCTGCGCGACCAAGGGCTCGTCCGGCGCATCGGGCTGTCCGGCGCATCGCCGGAGATGCTGGCCCGCGCGCGCAGGATGACGCCGATCGCGGCCGTGCAGAACCGCTTCAACCTGCTGGACCGCAGCGGCGTCCAGGTGCTCGCCGACTGCGAGGCGCACGGCATCATGTTCGTCCCGTACTTCCCACTGGCCTCCGGGCGGCTCGCCGACTACGACGAGCTGACCGGCCCCGCGAAGCGGCTCGGCGCGACACCGGCCCAGGTCGCGCTGGCCTGGCTGCTGCGCCGCTCCCCCGCCATGGTCGTCATTCCCGGTACGGCCGACCCCGACCATCTGCGGGCCAACACCGCGGCGGCCGAGGTGGCGGCGGATCTGACAAACGCCGAGGTGGCCCGGCTGACCGGTCTTGTCGACGAGTCGAAGGCGGTCATCGACCAGCCGCACCAGTCCACCCTCGACGCGCTCAAGTCCGCTGCCGAAAAAGGCCGTTGA
- a CDS encoding glutaredoxin domain-containing protein, which translates to MTRAWILPTLFLLCGVVVAAGPALRGSPGLAAVCLLVFVAVAVVHSPLVFPRSIGAPEAQRRSAADGRPVVFWRPGCKYCLRLRFRLGRHSRQLHWVDIWRDPAGAAVVRAANGGDETVPTVVVAGRAHVNPEPDWVRAQLTT; encoded by the coding sequence ATGACGCGTGCCTGGATTCTGCCGACGCTGTTTCTGCTCTGCGGCGTTGTCGTCGCGGCCGGGCCGGCCCTCCGGGGGAGTCCGGGCCTGGCCGCGGTGTGCCTGCTGGTGTTCGTGGCGGTCGCGGTCGTGCACTCGCCGCTGGTCTTCCCGCGGTCGATCGGCGCGCCGGAAGCACAGCGCCGCAGCGCCGCCGACGGCCGCCCGGTCGTCTTCTGGCGGCCGGGCTGCAAGTACTGCCTGCGGCTGCGCTTCCGACTGGGCCGTCACTCTCGGCAGTTGCACTGGGTCGACATCTGGCGCGACCCGGCCGGCGCCGCGGTGGTCCGGGCGGCGAACGGCGGCGACGAGACCGTGCCGACCGTCGTCGTGGCGGGCCGGGCCCACGTCAACCCGGAACCTGACTGGGTACGTGCACAGCTGACGACGTGA